From Manduca sexta isolate Smith_Timp_Sample1 chromosome 21, JHU_Msex_v1.0, whole genome shotgun sequence, the proteins below share one genomic window:
- the LOC119189997 gene encoding uncharacterized protein LOC119189997 gives MYTLIDIALSVGVLVTLVTVLSICVCGCKNSNQKSELVGTAGVVKIRFDEEVPSPTPTTPASIKRTSTQNSQRSLPEIPHPVGRHDSGDTASEIYATVNLVDGAY, from the exons ATGTATACTCTAATAGACATAGCTTTGAGTGTCGGGGTGCTTGTCACCCTCGTCACCGTACTTTCAATATGTGTATGCGGCTGCAAGAACTCTAATCAGAA AAGTGAGTTGGTTGGAACGGCCGGTGTGGTCAAAATACGTTTTGACGAGGAGGTACCATCTCCGACGCCCACCACCCCTGCCTCAATCAAGCG AACCTCTACGCAAAACAGTCAGCGAAGTTTGCCAGAGATCCCACACCCCGTCGGCCGACACGACAGTGGCGACACAGCATCCGAGATATATGCCACAGTGAATTTGGTTGATGGTGcgtactaa
- the LOC115444703 gene encoding nucleoporin Ndc1: MWMGLYYLMNVHVFNVSTLVFSHMYQGKFQQMKLAINNILSLGFKNSIPPVIYYCLFYYVWGNKPRSAVSEVYNSYLEDPPLDNIFNLFRSGIWISLWLYTSLFFISMYIMKSTFNFILTEPMNFPIESNTHMTIYDALSQRYQFCEYLGAQDLKIMSLSDPARRLQIFTLSQPGGHPKNWNNLLDQCLHIINDFSRQLDTLNHNEQQEIEVSNRNNILNARPHSDRSYDGIRNMAHSPELLHLKNHNKTPAEDSFAVIMEDECKNILNRICQMPGISFFFGELTDTKLKYLLVQAQPVVWVCEGLAFMAAASLKEDKYGVVQNDLAKVITALINLKQNLEKLTKPGLMSRKHVLNDAYAIKMRAALFSSVKRSIYKLVITFSGSICMKFH; the protein is encoded by the coding sequence ATGTGGATGGGGTTGTACTACTTAATGAATGTCCACGTATTTAATGTGAGTACGCTGGTGTTCTCTCACATGTACCAGGGTAAATTCCAACAGATGAAACTGGCCATAAACAATATACTCTCTCTAGGATTCAAGAACTCCATACCACCTGTTATATATTACTGCTTGTTCTACTATGTTTGGGGAAATAAGCCAAGAAGCGCTGTCTCAGAAGTGTACAATTCATATCTGGAAGATCCTCCTCTTGATAACATATTCAATTTATTCAGATCTGGAATCTGGATTTCCTTGTGGTTGTACACCAGTCTATTTTTCATTTCGATGTACATCATGAAAAGCACATTTAACTTTATACTTACAGAACCTATGAATTTCCCCATTGAGTCTAACACCCATATGACAATATATGACGCATTGTCCCAGAGATATcaattttgtgaatatttagGGGCACAGGATTTGAAAATAATGTCACTGAGTGATCCTGCACGGAGATTGCAAATATTCACACTGTCGCAACCAGGTGGACATCCCAAGAACTGGAATAATTTATTGGACCAGTGTTTGCACATTATTAATGATTTCAGTCGTCAATTGGATACCCTTAACCACAATGAACAACAAGAAATTGAGGTATCTAATcggaataacattttaaatgcaaGACCTCATTCTGACAGATCCTATGATGGTATAAGAAATATGGCCCATTCACCAGAGTTGCTTCAtcttaaaaatcataataaaaccccAGCTGAAGATTCATTTGCTGTTATTATGGAAGATGagtgtaaaaatatacttaataggATATGCCAAATGCCAGGCATAAGCTTTTTCTTTGGTGAGCTTACTGATACAAAGTTGAAATATCTCCTTGTACAAGCCCAGCCTGTAGTATGGGTATGTGAAGGTTTGGCCTTTATGGCAGCAGCCTCTTtaaaagaagataaatatgGCGTTGTACAAAACGACTTGGCAAAAGTTATTACCGCCTTAATTAATCtcaaacaaaatttagaaaaattaacaaaaccaGGTTTGATGTCCAGGAAACATGTGCTTAATGATGCATATGCTATAAAAATGAGGGCAGCACTGTTTTCTTCTGTCAAAaggagtatatataaattagtaATCACATTTTCGGGAAGTATATGCATGAAATTCCATTAG